The DNA window TTTCATTTCCATGGGATAAACAAAAGTCTCCAAACGAAATCTCTAATCTTGGAGTAAACAAGTGGAAGGTGCTTACTGATACAGCTTGGAGGATTGGAGCAAAGGGACTGGAAAGTACCTTTCTAAAGGTTCCTTGCAATCCTCATTCGTTTTTGTCCTTTTCCTTTGCGATCCTCTAATTTTCTGACAAatttaatttttcttttttatgGAAGGGTGGTAGTGCGTTGACCGTGAAAACAATATATGAATCGGTAGGCTACAGTTTTTGTGTTGAAATCTTGAATTCTATTGGTTATCACTGCAATGTTTTCATTAATGTCACCTACTATTATGTTAGTTAGCCAGTAGACTATCTGGAAAGCTGCTGAGGGAGGCTGCCAATTATGAGATAAAGAAAGAACTTGTTAAGCAGGTATACCTATTTTTATTGATAATGTTTGCTTTAATGTTCCTGACTCTTATGTGCTGGTTTGGAAATCGTTTTAACCGACCAATATATCGCTTCAGCTGATCCTTTTGATTTTGCTTGAAATACCTAGTGTTTCTTATCTTAATATAGGCCTTTTGTTTTCCATCTGCATCTGGACAAATGCATTGCAAAGCTTGTCTTCTAAATAGAATGTACCTGCACATTTCACTAGATATTTCCTACTATCTTAATTGAATTAGCATGTAGGTAAGTAATGAAGTTTCCGTTTCCAGGGTGGGCGTTTGGCTGCTGGTAATCTGGAATCTAGAGCTGGCTTGCTTGCAGCTAGGCAGGTAATATGATCTTTTGTTAGCAATTACATTTTCCCCAATGTCCACACGTCTGGCTAAGATTCCACCATTCAGGATGTCATGTTTCAATAGCCCACTTGAATGTTTTCAGGGTTTGGCTCGCGCAGCATCAAGATATGTTGGACTTAGGAGTGTCATGACATTTCTTGGACCGATGTACGCTTCTTCTAATAGTCAAATTTGAAAATGTTACTtctgcattttttttcttctgaaaAAACATCATTAGGTTTTGAGTGTTCTACCACCTTTTAAACATCACCATGAGCTGTTTAAATTATTGCATTTTTGTTTATTGCTGTATGATGTTTTAATTGCATCATAAACCTGTAGTACTGAATTTGTCCCTTGTATTATCTACCTTGTGGCACAAACTATATAAATCAGAATTCCCTCATGCAGCGGAATATAATGGCCTATTAGTGATTAATATAATTTCTTTTGACTTAACTTTGCTCAGAATGTGGGGGACTCTCTTGGCTGATATTGTGATTCAAATGCTGGGGACGGATTATGCTAGGATTGTGCAGGCAATCTATGCATTTGCTCAGGTGAGGTTCATGATATTTCATCTCTCTTATCACGTGAGGCATTATTTTGTCTAGCTGCACTAATCCATTTTTCGTTTGTCTGAACAGATTCGTCTGACTCGCACAAGTTACATAGAACCTCATGAAGAATGACCAAGTGTGATCTCGTTACTGGACTAGGCTAACTGCCATTCTGATCCCCTAGATTATTACCGTCCCATAATGTACATTTTAACCATGAAGATCATTACCTGCGGATCCGGATGCACTACTCCATGGGACAACGAGGTTAGGCTTTCAGACTTTGGAGGAGCACTGCTGCTCACGGAAGTGCATAGGACACAGAGTGACTACAAGACTCTGATTCGCAGGGGAAGAGCACAACAGGAATAGTTTGTGCTTCCTGATAGGCTACTTCCTGAATGTAAAGCTTAGCAGAATTACCTAATTGTGACAGTGGAAATATAGTAGTGTTTTAACCAAGAGCTCCACTGCACAATGACCATCTGGGCGACCTACTCTCTGAACGCGGAAGTTGTGACTGAATTTACTTCCGCCTCACACTTCCACGGGCCCCCGAAGTTGTAGACCATGCTTTCCGCTCTGCTCCAGTTGAATAGTGTAAAATATTGGTCCCCTGATCCTAAACTATTCCCTCCTAAGGTTCGGTTAGGCAAGGCAGATCTCATTGACGTTGCCTGATGCCGAAACCTACAGACATGCTTGTACACAAACAACATGGCAGAATTTGCATTTGACACCCTACATTTCTTCCTATATATGTAAGGGCTACTAATTCATGATCTGCACCTTAAGTGAATTTGATCATGATGCCTCCTTGCCAATGTCAACCTTGGAGACTTTCCGAAGTATATTATCCATCTCTTCTTCATAGCTTAAAATTTTCTGTCGACCTGGTTAGTGCATGAAACTCAATACCTTTACTGAATGAAAATAGTTGGCTACAAAAATAAGCTTGACGCCATTACCTTGGCCCTGAGCTGCTGAAGGCTACGCGTACTGTCTCTGTTAGTATACCTGAATAACACGAAGGTTCTGCGTGCAAAATTCCCAGAGCAGAACAGAGGAGCCTGCCATGTTGTGAGCGCATGCCTAGACTCTAGAAGGATGCCGAGCCACATTGTTTACAGAGCTCGCCGTGGTCACGCGCGCACACTGCTCCACCGGACCGCCGAGGCTTTCTAAATCCCGGGCACTTACCGCGTGAGACTGCGGCGCCGATGGAACCACCACCACTGCTGCGGCGACCCTCCCCCGCACGCCGGGCGCCATAAAGCGCAGGCGCACGCCCGCGCCcaccagctcctccccggcctCCGGCGACATGGCTGCCAATGATCGGACGATGGCGATCAGCCTGGGGAGCTCGCGGCGGCGGAAGCGCGGCGAGATGCTGTTCCGGTTCGAGTCGTTCTGCCAGCCCGGGTACCCGGCGTCGCTGCCCGGCGGGGGAGCCTTCAGGGACAACGTCAGGGCGCTGCTCGGGCTCGCGCACCTGGAGGCCGGCGCGCAGGGCGAGACCAGGTGCTGGTCGTTCCAGCTCGAGCTGCACCGCCACCCGCCCACCGTCGTCAGGCTCTTCGTCGTCGAGGAGGAGGTCGGCGCGTCGCCGCAGCGCCAGTGCCACCTCTGCCGTCACGTCGGTACTCACCGTTGCTACCGTCTCTGTCGATCCCATCCCATTCCGTTATATTTGCTGAACCTTTGCATGCAATCAACGCTTGGCGTACGTACACAAGTTCGAAAGTTCTGGGTTACACCATACGGACGTGCATGATACATCAGAATTCAGAGTTTCAGACAGACGAAAGTACATGAGAATGATCATTTATTTGTTAGATGTACAATTATCACCATTCTCAACCTCATGAAAGTTCAGAACACAAAATTCGTCAATTTGTACCTAGTACAACCATCGTTCGAACTGCGCTCTGATCAGCAGAACGAAACACCGAGCAACGGGACCAGATATGCTCACTGCCAGGTAAAACCCCGTGGTGTTTCAGGTTGGGGTCGGAATCTGATCTGCACCAAGAGGTTCCACTTCGTGCTGCCCAAGAGGGAACTGCCGGTGGAGGCCGACGGCCTGAACTACGGCATCAACCACGGCCCGGAGAAGCCGTCGAAAGGGACGGCGACCTCCAGGGACCACCTGCTACACGGCGTCGTGCACATCAACGGCTTCGGCCACCTCGTCGCCCTCCACGGCTTCGAGGGCGGCTCCGACTTCATCGCCGGCCACCAGATCATGGACCTCTGGGACCGCATCTGCGCGGCCCTCAACGTCAGGTGCGTCACGCGCGCCGCTGCAAACGTCCCTCGTGTTCCGTCAGCTGCATACGAGTGCATGACTCGTGTTTGGTTTGCTGGATACGCGCTCTGGAAGCAGGATGGTAAGCCTCGTCGACACGGCGAGGAAGGGGCACATGGAGCTGCGGCTGCTGCACGGCGTCGCGTACGGCGACACGTGGTTCGGGCGGTGGGGCTACAGGTTCGGCCGGCCGAGCTACGGCGTCGCACTGCAGTCGTACCAGCAGTCGCTGCACGCGCTGCAGTCCGTGCCGCTCTGCGTGCTCGTGCCGCACCTCTCCTGCTTCAGCAAGGACCTCCCCGTGGTGGTCACCAAGTATCAGGCCATCAGCGGCCACAAGCTGCTCAACCTCGGCGACCTCCTCCGCTTCATGCTCGAGCTGCGGACGCGCCTCCCGGCGACCTCCGTCACCGCCATGGACTACCGCGGCATCATGTCGGAGGCCTCGTGCCGGTGGTCGGCCAAGCGCGTGGACATGGCGGCGCGGGCCGTCGTGGACGcgctccgccgcaccgagcCGCCCGCGCGGTGGGTCACGCGGCAGGAGGTGCGCGACGCGGCGCGCGCCTACATCGGCGACACGGGGCTCCTCGACTTCGTGCTCAAGTCCCTCGGCAACCACATCGTCGGCAACTACGTCGTGCGCCGCGCCATGAACCCCGTCACCAAGGTGCTTGAGTACTGCCTGGAGGACGTGTCCAGCGTGCTCCCGGCGGCCGGCAGCGTGCCCAGCTGCGGCGGCAAGGTGCGGGTGCGCTTCCAGCTCACCCGGGCGCAGCTCATGCGGGACCTCGCGCACCTCTACCGCCACGTGCTCAAGGAGCCCAGCCAGGCGCTCACCACCGGCGCGTTCGGCGCGATCCCCGTGGCAGTACGGATGGTCCTGGACACCAAGCACTTCGTCAAAGATTACCACGAAGGTTTCGCTCCGATCAACAGTGTTGGAGTCGGGCACGCGCACATCAACCTGTGCTGCACGCTGCTTGTGAGGGACGGAAGCCCGGAGCTAGTAGCGCCCTACGAGACGGTGACCTTGCCGGCGCGTGCGACGGTGGGCGAGCTCAAGTGGGAGGCGCAGAGGGTGTTCAGGGAGATGTACCTGGGCCTGAGGACCTTCACGGCCGAGTCCGTCGTCGGGCTCGGCGTCAGCCAGGACGCCTGCCCGGTGCTCGGGCTGATCGACGTAGGGAGCGCCGTGGTGGTGGAAGGGGCAGTCGGCGAGCTGGAGGATGAGGCTCTGGCGGCGGACGAAGGCATCCCGCCGGGGAACGAGGTGACGGCCGTGAGCGAggggggcggcgacggcgagaggGTCGTGGactgcgcgtgcggcgcggacgacgacgacggcgagcgCATGGCGTGCTGCGACATCTGCGAGGCGTGGCAGCACACGCGGTGCGCGGGGATCAAGGACGCCGACGACGTCCCGCACGTCTTCGTGTGCAGCCGGTGCGACAACGACGTGCTGTCGTTCCCTCCTTTAGCTTGAACTGTGTTAGAACTTAGAAGCTGCTGCTATAGCCGCGGCGGCAGCACGGGATAAACAAATCAAACTTCAGATTGGAACAAAAAAAGGGAAATCGACTTGACATCGGCATATCCAACTCTGAACTCATGGGAAATTAAACT is part of the Panicum hallii strain FIL2 chromosome 2, PHallii_v3.1, whole genome shotgun sequence genome and encodes:
- the LOC112879316 gene encoding PHD finger protein PERSISTENT TAPETAL CELL 1 — its product is MAANDRTMAISLGSSRRRKRGEMLFRFESFCQPGYPASLPGGGAFRDNVRALLGLAHLEAGAQGETRCWSFQLELHRHPPTVVRLFVVEEEVGASPQRQCHLCRHVGWGRNLICTKRFHFVLPKRELPVEADGLNYGINHGPEKPSKGTATSRDHLLHGVVHINGFGHLVALHGFEGGSDFIAGHQIMDLWDRICAALNVRMVSLVDTARKGHMELRLLHGVAYGDTWFGRWGYRFGRPSYGVALQSYQQSLHALQSVPLCVLVPHLSCFSKDLPVVVTKYQAISGHKLLNLGDLLRFMLELRTRLPATSVTAMDYRGIMSEASCRWSAKRVDMAARAVVDALRRTEPPARWVTRQEVRDAARAYIGDTGLLDFVLKSLGNHIVGNYVVRRAMNPVTKVLEYCLEDVSSVLPAAGSVPSCGGKVRVRFQLTRAQLMRDLAHLYRHVLKEPSQALTTGAFGAIPVAVRMVLDTKHFVKDYHEGFAPINSVGVGHAHINLCCTLLVRDGSPELVAPYETVTLPARATVGELKWEAQRVFREMYLGLRTFTAESVVGLGVSQDACPVLGLIDVGSAVVVEGAVGELEDEALAADEGIPPGNEVTAVSEGGGDGERVVDCACGADDDDGERMACCDICEAWQHTRCAGIKDADDVPHVFVCSRCDNDVLSFPPLA